The following proteins come from a genomic window of Bradyrhizobium paxllaeri:
- a CDS encoding hydantoinase B/oxoprolinase family protein, translating to MSAKIDPITRSVVQHRLSSIVKEMGEAMLRTSYSQILNSSRDFSLAICDTRARLIAQADHLPVHVGALPWATLAVEERFKDVAQGDVILLNDPYFGGSHLPDLTAFVPVFADGKRLLWTIVRAHQSDIGGATHGAYNPGATEIFQEGLRVPPIKLYEAGRLRDDLLDLLALNIRNPREFRGDLAAMLGAAHLGERRLSRLFAEFGAPVVEAAVEAILDATEQQTRAVVSTWKDGVFYGEAFLDDDGHGRTDLRIAAKVTKKGSDVEVDLSDSDPQSTSFVNSSHANMQAAVAMAFAYLIDAEIPKNTGALRPLKVIAKQGTVVWADPGRPVTLCTSHPSNEIVEAIVKALSASCPERAMAGWSRRFRIAIQGEDPRTGKNFIWHLFQARPGGGASSGGDGWSSIGEWHSVGGLKFGSLEVAEVRFPLHFRTHEFRPGSGGDGQHRGGLGVSLDLVLETAKPAKGNTAGDGARHGPCGMLGGEDGKPHHYRLLSEGREPRVLRTKEVGIELHPGDCLEIRSSGGGGWGPPEKRSDEARRRDREQGMTEVPAEQRS from the coding sequence ATGTCCGCCAAGATCGATCCCATCACGCGCTCCGTCGTCCAGCATCGCCTCAGTTCGATCGTGAAAGAGATGGGCGAAGCCATGCTTCGCACCTCCTATTCGCAGATCCTCAATTCCAGCCGCGATTTTTCGCTGGCGATCTGCGACACGCGCGCACGACTGATCGCGCAGGCCGATCACTTGCCGGTCCATGTCGGCGCGCTGCCCTGGGCGACGCTCGCGGTCGAGGAGCGGTTCAAGGACGTTGCGCAGGGCGACGTCATCCTGCTCAATGATCCCTATTTTGGCGGCAGCCATCTGCCCGATCTGACCGCCTTCGTTCCGGTGTTCGCCGACGGCAAGCGTTTGCTCTGGACCATCGTGCGCGCGCACCAAAGTGATATCGGCGGCGCCACCCATGGCGCCTATAATCCCGGCGCCACCGAGATCTTTCAGGAGGGGCTGCGCGTTCCGCCGATCAAACTCTATGAAGCCGGCAGACTGCGCGACGATCTGCTTGATCTCCTGGCGTTGAACATCCGCAACCCCCGTGAATTCCGTGGCGATCTCGCCGCGATGCTCGGCGCGGCGCATCTCGGCGAGCGGCGGCTGTCGCGTTTGTTCGCCGAATTCGGGGCGCCGGTGGTTGAAGCCGCCGTTGAGGCGATCCTCGACGCGACGGAACAGCAGACGAGGGCGGTGGTCTCGACGTGGAAGGACGGCGTGTTCTACGGCGAGGCGTTCCTCGATGACGACGGCCATGGCCGCACCGATCTCCGCATCGCCGCGAAGGTGACCAAGAAGGGTAGCGACGTCGAGGTCGATCTGTCCGACTCCGATCCCCAGTCGACCAGCTTTGTGAACTCTTCCCACGCCAATATGCAGGCCGCCGTCGCAATGGCGTTCGCCTATCTGATCGACGCCGAGATCCCAAAAAACACCGGCGCGCTGCGGCCGCTGAAGGTGATCGCAAAGCAGGGCACGGTGGTGTGGGCCGATCCCGGCCGGCCGGTGACGCTGTGTACCAGCCATCCCTCGAACGAAATCGTCGAGGCGATCGTCAAGGCGTTGTCAGCATCGTGCCCGGAGCGCGCGATGGCGGGCTGGAGCCGCAGATTCCGGATCGCGATCCAGGGCGAAGATCCGCGCACCGGAAAGAATTTCATCTGGCACCTGTTCCAGGCGCGGCCCGGCGGCGGCGCGTCATCGGGCGGCGACGGCTGGTCGTCAATCGGCGAGTGGCACTCGGTCGGCGGGCTCAAATTCGGCAGCCTCGAAGTCGCCGAAGTGCGCTTCCCCCTGCATTTCCGCACGCATGAATTCCGCCCAGGCTCCGGCGGCGACGGCCAGCATCGCGGCGGACTCGGCGTGTCGCTCGATCTGGTGCTGGAAACGGCAAAGCCCGCCAAGGGCAACACCGCCGGCGACGGCGCGCGCCATGGTCCCTGCGGCATGCTCGGCGGCGAGGACGGCAAGCCGCATCATTATCGTCTCTTGTCCGAGGGCCGCGAGCCGCGCGTGTTGCGCACCAAGGAAGTCGGCATCGAGCTGCATCCCGGCGATTGCCTGGAGATACGATCCTCCGGCGGCGGCGGCTGGGGGCCGCCTGAAAAGCGATCGGATGAAGCCCGCCGCCGCGACCGCGAGCAGGGCATGACGGAAGTCCCGGCGGAGCAGCGTAGCTAG
- a CDS encoding hydantoinase/oxoprolinase family protein: MFRIGVDVGGTYTDLVATDESGRTVFAKSPSTPADQSIGVMAGLEELARRLNVTRAQMLAATDRLVHGTTVATNALLERKGAKVALITTEGHRDVIEMREGLKPDRYDLRSPPPAPLVPRDLRFGVRERLRANGDVLIPLDANSLHDAIAAIKRSGATSVAVCFLHSYLNPVHELAAVERLKQALPGISISRSSDVLPQIKEYERVSTTIVNAYVEPIVRRYLTNLETRLGEAGFKGSLFVVLSHGGMAPVEEASRLAVGTVLSGPAGGMSGGRRCSDLVGIPDLVPFDMGGTSTDISLISGGQASLSADGMLAGQRIALRSLDIASIAAGGGSIASVDGSRTLRVGPESAGSVPGPACYGNGGEAATVTDANVVLGYLDASAFMGGKRPLDRAASEAAVDRIAGAMELSRIEAAAGIYRMINLNMADGIRLMTLRRGVDPRRFALLSFGGAAGLHAAEVARELEIKRIIVPTVASVLSAWGMLTSDLRYEVSRTHYGAGARIRADEVRELFAGLEQQAAGRLRSWFNGKIAIERSAEMRYGEQIFEIDVSLDGLDWNAADLVEKIEDRFHVRHEELYTYASRGQEVVFVNARVAAVGEVSRLDSDAKPASSSVTCTPRSRRQAFFGGWREVPVFALDDLQPSHTLMGPAIIEAETTTVLVDTGDRVTVNALGWLDIELR; the protein is encoded by the coding sequence ATGTTCAGAATTGGCGTTGATGTCGGCGGGACCTACACCGATCTCGTGGCTACCGACGAGAGCGGACGAACCGTGTTTGCAAAATCCCCGTCTACCCCGGCGGATCAATCCATCGGCGTGATGGCGGGACTCGAGGAACTGGCGCGACGCCTGAATGTCACGCGCGCGCAAATGCTCGCCGCGACCGACCGCCTCGTGCACGGCACGACGGTTGCGACCAATGCGCTGCTGGAGCGCAAGGGCGCCAAGGTCGCGCTCATCACCACGGAAGGCCATCGCGACGTCATCGAGATGCGCGAGGGCCTGAAGCCCGACCGTTACGATTTGCGCTCGCCACCTCCGGCGCCGCTGGTGCCGCGTGATTTGCGGTTCGGCGTGAGGGAACGGCTCAGGGCCAACGGCGACGTTCTGATCCCGCTCGATGCGAACTCGCTCCACGACGCCATTGCCGCCATCAAGCGATCAGGCGCGACCTCGGTCGCCGTCTGCTTCCTGCATTCCTATCTCAATCCGGTGCATGAACTCGCCGCTGTCGAGCGCTTGAAGCAGGCGCTTCCTGGCATCAGCATCTCCCGCTCCAGCGATGTGCTGCCGCAGATCAAGGAATATGAGCGCGTCTCGACCACGATCGTGAACGCCTATGTCGAGCCGATCGTGCGGCGCTATCTGACCAATCTCGAAACGCGGCTCGGCGAGGCCGGCTTCAAGGGCAGCCTGTTTGTCGTGCTTTCGCATGGCGGCATGGCGCCGGTGGAGGAAGCCTCGCGGCTCGCTGTAGGTACTGTGCTCTCAGGGCCGGCCGGCGGCATGTCCGGCGGGCGGCGCTGTTCTGATCTGGTCGGCATTCCCGATCTGGTGCCGTTCGACATGGGCGGCACGTCGACCGACATCTCGCTGATCTCAGGCGGGCAGGCGTCATTGTCCGCCGACGGCATGCTGGCTGGCCAACGCATCGCACTGCGCAGCCTTGATATTGCCAGCATCGCGGCGGGCGGCGGTTCGATCGCCAGCGTCGACGGCAGCCGCACGCTGCGAGTCGGGCCGGAGAGCGCGGGCTCGGTGCCGGGCCCGGCCTGCTATGGCAATGGCGGGGAGGCCGCGACCGTCACCGACGCCAATGTCGTGCTCGGCTATCTCGATGCCTCAGCCTTCATGGGCGGCAAGCGGCCGCTCGACCGCGCCGCGTCGGAAGCGGCGGTCGATCGTATCGCCGGCGCGATGGAGCTGTCGCGCATCGAGGCCGCCGCCGGCATCTATCGCATGATCAACCTCAACATGGCCGACGGCATCCGCCTGATGACGCTGCGCCGCGGCGTCGATCCCAGACGCTTCGCGCTGTTGAGTTTCGGCGGCGCGGCCGGCCTGCATGCGGCGGAAGTGGCGCGCGAACTCGAAATCAAGCGCATCATCGTGCCGACGGTGGCTTCGGTGCTGTCAGCCTGGGGCATGCTGACCAGCGATCTCCGCTACGAAGTCAGCCGCACCCATTATGGCGCCGGCGCACGCATCAGAGCCGACGAAGTGCGCGAGCTCTTTGCCGGGCTCGAGCAGCAAGCCGCCGGCCGATTGCGCTCATGGTTCAACGGGAAGATCGCCATCGAACGCTCCGCCGAGATGCGCTACGGCGAGCAGATCTTTGAAATCGATGTCTCGCTCGACGGCCTCGATTGGAACGCCGCCGACCTCGTCGAGAAGATCGAGGACCGCTTTCACGTCAGGCACGAGGAATTATACACCTACGCCTCGCGCGGCCAGGAAGTCGTCTTCGTCAACGCCCGCGTCGCGGCGGTAGGTGAAGTCTCGCGGCTGGATTCGGATGCAAAGCCGGCGTCATCGTCGGTGACCTGCACGCCGCGCAGCCGGCGCCAAGCCTTCTTCGGCGGCTGGCGCGAGGTTCCGGTTTTCGCGCTCGATGACCTGCAACCTAGCCACACCTTGATGGGCCCTGCGATCATCGAAGCCGAGACCACGACCGTGCTCGTCGACACCGGCGACCGCGTCACGGTCAATGCGCTGGGCTGGCTGGATATCGAATTGCGCTGA
- a CDS encoding ABC transporter substrate-binding protein, which translates to MQIITKAATALYLVVAMMAVAPAPQPARAAGVTDTEIRIGNIMPYTGPLAAFASIGRAEAAYFDMINERGGINGRKIKFISRDDSSNPRTAVEQTHELVEQERVHLMFGSFGTPSNLATRTYLNERSIPQLFVASGDEEWAHPKRFPWTMGWQPTFRSEGRIYANYIQATYPSRKIAVLWQNDQFGRDLFRGLQEGLGFTANMIVADIAIEADMSIDTQVEILKNSGAEVLVLNCAPPISARAIRRAAELGWHPQLVLVNAAASIANALRPAGLQNSVGVISTSFLKDAGDATWKEDVAIRDWLAFMDKYYPDGDKEDGNAIFGYAAAATLAQVLIQCGDDLSRENIMRQAASLKGYQSPIAFPGIAINTGPTDFQPIKQMRLVQFDGNSWQPIGDVIESAFAARPSDK; encoded by the coding sequence ATGCAAATAATAACAAAAGCGGCAACTGCGCTGTATCTCGTCGTCGCAATGATGGCAGTTGCTCCCGCCCCGCAGCCGGCCAGAGCCGCCGGCGTGACCGACACCGAAATCCGCATTGGCAACATCATGCCGTACACCGGGCCGCTCGCCGCGTTCGCTTCGATCGGCCGGGCGGAGGCCGCTTATTTCGACATGATCAACGAGCGCGGCGGTATCAACGGGCGCAAGATCAAATTCATCTCGCGCGATGACAGCTCGAATCCGAGAACCGCGGTCGAGCAGACCCATGAGCTGGTCGAGCAGGAGCGCGTGCACCTGATGTTCGGTTCATTCGGCACGCCGAGCAATCTGGCGACACGAACCTATCTCAACGAGAGAAGCATCCCGCAGCTCTTCGTCGCTTCCGGCGATGAGGAGTGGGCGCATCCGAAGCGGTTTCCGTGGACGATGGGCTGGCAGCCGACGTTCCGCTCCGAGGGGCGGATCTACGCCAACTACATCCAGGCTACCTATCCGAGCCGGAAGATCGCCGTGCTTTGGCAGAACGACCAGTTCGGCCGTGATCTGTTCCGGGGATTGCAGGAAGGGCTCGGCTTCACCGCCAACATGATCGTAGCCGACATCGCCATCGAGGCGGATATGTCGATCGACACCCAGGTCGAAATCCTGAAGAACTCCGGCGCTGAGGTGCTGGTGCTCAACTGCGCGCCGCCGATCTCGGCGCGCGCTATCCGTAGGGCGGCCGAACTGGGCTGGCATCCGCAGCTCGTGCTGGTCAATGCGGCGGCCTCGATCGCGAACGCGTTGCGGCCGGCGGGGCTGCAAAATTCCGTCGGCGTGATCTCCACCTCGTTCCTGAAGGACGCCGGTGACGCCACCTGGAAGGAAGATGTCGCCATCAGGGACTGGCTTGCGTTCATGGACAAGTATTATCCCGATGGCGACAAGGAAGACGGCAACGCCATTTTCGGCTACGCGGCGGCAGCAACCCTGGCGCAGGTCCTGATCCAGTGCGGCGACGACCTGTCGCGCGAGAACATCATGCGGCAGGCGGCGTCGCTGAAGGGATATCAGAGCCCGATCGCATTTCCGGGCATCGCGATCAATACCGGGCCGACCGATTTCCAGCCGATCAAGCAGATGCGGCTGGTGCAGTTCGACGGTAATTCCTGGCAGCCGATCGGCGACGTGATCGAGAGCGCGTTCGCGGCAAGGCCTAGTGATAAATGA